In a genomic window of uncultured Flavobacterium sp.:
- a CDS encoding AAA family ATPase — protein sequence MEINTIKTLGQLKASGYKSISIKDELRNNLREKIKSGKPVFEGVHGFENTVIPELERAILSRHNINLLGLRGQAKTRLARKMVELLDEYIPFVADSEINDDPLNPISRFARDIIAEKGDETPISWLHRNERFFEKLATPDVTVADLIGDVDPIKAANLKLSYADDRVIHFGMIPRANRCIFVINELPDLQARIQVALFNILQEGDIQIRGFKLRMPLDMQFIFTANPEDYTNRGSIVTPLKDRIGSQILTHYPESIAVARTITEQEAKLDETQHKLVYVPSLAKDILEQISFEARDSEYIDNKSGVSARMSITAFENLMSTAERRALKAGVDKTTLRLSDFIGIIPAITGKVELVYEGEQEGAAAVAQNLIGSAIRTLFPTLLPKIEKLEKQGEKTAYSDLIEWFFAESGFELLDDATDKEYQAILDEVTPLDVLLKKYQPQLDKKDQYFMKEFILWGLVEYKKLSKDRFAQGHQFKDMYGSYISKL from the coding sequence ATGGAAATAAATACTATAAAGACATTAGGACAATTAAAAGCCTCGGGATATAAAAGCATCAGTATCAAGGATGAATTGCGAAATAATCTGCGTGAGAAAATCAAATCGGGAAAGCCTGTTTTCGAAGGCGTTCATGGTTTCGAGAATACAGTAATTCCAGAGTTAGAACGTGCTATTTTATCTCGTCATAACATCAATTTATTAGGACTTCGTGGTCAGGCAAAAACCCGTTTGGCGCGTAAAATGGTTGAATTATTAGACGAATATATTCCGTTTGTGGCGGATTCGGAGATTAATGACGATCCGCTGAATCCAATTTCGCGTTTTGCCAGAGATATAATTGCAGAAAAAGGAGATGAAACTCCGATTTCGTGGTTGCATAGAAATGAGCGTTTCTTTGAGAAATTAGCAACTCCAGATGTAACAGTTGCTGATTTAATTGGAGATGTTGATCCAATTAAAGCAGCAAATCTAAAATTATCTTATGCTGATGATCGTGTAATTCACTTCGGGATGATTCCGAGAGCGAACCGTTGTATTTTTGTAATTAACGAATTGCCGGATTTACAAGCCAGAATTCAGGTTGCACTTTTTAATATTTTGCAGGAAGGAGATATTCAAATTAGAGGTTTCAAATTGAGAATGCCGCTTGATATGCAATTTATTTTTACTGCAAATCCGGAAGATTATACCAATAGAGGAAGTATTGTAACGCCATTAAAAGATAGAATTGGTTCTCAAATTTTAACGCATTATCCAGAAAGTATTGCAGTTGCGAGAACGATTACAGAACAAGAAGCAAAACTGGACGAAACGCAACACAAGTTGGTTTATGTGCCAAGTTTAGCCAAAGATATCTTGGAACAAATAAGTTTTGAAGCTCGTGATAGCGAATACATCGATAATAAAAGTGGTGTAAGTGCGAGAATGAGTATTACTGCTTTTGAGAATTTAATGAGCACAGCTGAACGTAGAGCTTTAAAAGCTGGAGTTGATAAAACGACTTTGCGTTTGTCTGATTTTATCGGAATTATTCCTGCCATTACGGGAAAAGTAGAATTGGTTTACGAAGGAGAGCAGGAGGGAGCCGCAGCAGTTGCACAAAACTTAATTGGTTCGGCAATTAGAACATTATTCCCAACGCTTTTACCTAAGATCGAAAAATTAGAAAAGCAAGGTGAAAAAACTGCTTATTCTGATTTAATCGAATGGTTCTTTGCCGAAAGTGGTTTCGAATTGTTAGATGATGCTACTGATAAAGAATATCAGGCAATTTTAGACGAAGTAACGCCATTAGATGTTTTACTGAAAAAATATCAGCCTCAATTAGATAAAAAAGACCAATATTTCATGAAAGAATTTATTCTTTGGGGATTGGTTGAGTATAAAAAATTAAGCAAAGATCGTTTCGCGCAAGGACATCAATTTAAAGATATGTACGGAAGTTATATTAGTAAACTTTAA
- a CDS encoding VWA domain-containing protein has protein sequence MKNEFKKGFYFKSYEAPFQSPFEKLFGIFKELITHTSGDFDEAIDWLRELDKEYKLTDENYTIDDFIEDLKKKGYIKDEVKEDGTDGFGITAKTERAIRQQALDQIFGNLKRSGNGNHKTKHAGNGDEHTGEFREFNFGDGLERISLTESLRNAQINNGVESFMLTENDLVVEETQYKAQMSTVLMIDISHSMILYGEDRITPAKKVAMALAELITTRYPKDTLDILVFGNDAWTIPIKDLPYLQVGPYHTNTVAGLQLAMDILRRKRNTNKQIFMITDGKPSCVRERDGSYYMNSNGLDEYIVDKCYTQAQQARKLHIPITTFMIANDPYLQRFVNHFTEANQGKAFYTGLKGLGEMIFEDYETNRKKRVR, from the coding sequence ATGAAAAACGAATTTAAAAAGGGTTTTTATTTTAAGTCGTACGAAGCCCCATTTCAGTCTCCGTTTGAAAAACTTTTTGGCATTTTTAAAGAGTTAATCACCCATACTTCGGGGGATTTTGATGAAGCTATAGACTGGCTTCGGGAGTTAGATAAAGAATATAAACTTACGGACGAGAACTACACAATCGATGATTTTATCGAAGATTTAAAAAAGAAAGGTTACATAAAAGACGAGGTTAAAGAAGATGGAACAGATGGTTTTGGTATTACTGCCAAAACAGAACGTGCAATCAGACAACAAGCCTTAGATCAGATTTTTGGTAATTTGAAGCGTTCCGGAAACGGAAATCACAAAACCAAACATGCCGGAAATGGCGATGAACATACCGGAGAATTTCGCGAATTTAATTTTGGAGACGGTTTAGAACGAATTTCGCTAACGGAAAGTCTACGAAATGCACAAATCAATAATGGAGTAGAAAGTTTCATGCTGACCGAAAATGATTTGGTTGTCGAAGAAACGCAATACAAAGCTCAAATGAGTACTGTATTGATGATTGACATTAGCCATAGTATGATTTTGTATGGCGAAGACAGAATTACTCCGGCCAAAAAAGTTGCAATGGCTTTGGCAGAATTGATTACGACGCGTTATCCAAAAGACACGCTTGATATTTTGGTTTTCGGAAACGATGCCTGGACGATTCCAATCAAGGATTTGCCGTATTTACAAGTTGGTCCGTATCATACAAATACAGTTGCGGGACTTCAGTTGGCAATGGATATTTTGCGAAGAAAAAGAAATACCAACAAGCAAATTTTCATGATTACCGACGGAAAACCAAGTTGCGTTCGCGAACGTGACGGTTCCTATTATATGAATAGTAACGGACTCGACGAATATATCGTAGATAAATGCTACACGCAGGCACAACAAGCCAGAAAATTACACATTCCGATTACGACTTTTATGATTGCAAACGATCCGTATTTACAGCGTTTTGTGAATCATTTTACTGAAGCAAATCAAGGAAAAGCATTTTATACCGGATTAAAAGGTTTGGGCGAAATGATTTTTGAAGATTATGAAACAAATAGGAAAAAACGTGTACGTTAA
- a CDS encoding YchJ family metal-binding protein — protein MENKKCFCDTGLLFENCCGLYLQNNQKAPTALALMRSRYSGYATHNADYLLETSHVSERQYYSKAEIQKWATSNKWQKLEILSFTENTVEFKAYFLDSNQKPQTHYEFSTFKFENNAWYYVDGKFE, from the coding sequence ATGGAGAATAAAAAATGCTTTTGTGACACCGGTTTGTTGTTTGAGAATTGCTGCGGATTGTATCTTCAAAACAATCAAAAAGCACCAACAGCATTGGCCTTAATGCGCTCAAGATATTCTGGATATGCAACTCATAATGCCGATTATCTTTTAGAAACCTCTCATGTTTCTGAAAGACAATATTACTCGAAAGCAGAAATTCAAAAATGGGCGACAAGCAATAAATGGCAAAAACTCGAAATATTGAGTTTTACTGAAAACACAGTAGAATTTAAAGCCTATTTTTTAGATTCAAATCAAAAACCACAGACGCATTACGAATTTTCTACTTTTAAATTCGAAAATAATGCGTGGTATTATGTCGATGGAAAGTTTGAATAA
- a CDS encoding KTSC domain-containing protein: protein MKKIVEYRKLLNVDKTAELKDLKTIYRNAMKESHPDKFQGDDAGLKAAEEKSKAIIEAYHFLVSINPETIKANLPEYTETIATSSITDYKFVEGRLIIDFSNGSVYEYISVPKATYVKMVNADSPGRFAKRHILNSFTWRKKTNQE from the coding sequence ATGAAAAAAATAGTTGAATACCGCAAGTTACTAAACGTAGACAAAACTGCTGAATTAAAAGATTTGAAAACAATCTATCGTAATGCGATGAAAGAATCTCATCCTGATAAATTTCAAGGTGATGATGCTGGTTTAAAAGCTGCAGAAGAAAAAAGTAAGGCTATTATTGAGGCTTATCACTTTTTGGTAAGTATTAATCCTGAAACGATTAAAGCAAATTTACCTGAATATACTGAGACTATCGCAACTTCATCAATTACTGATTATAAATTTGTTGAAGGTCGTTTAATCATCGATTTCTCTAACGGAAGTGTTTACGAATACATCAGTGTTCCTAAAGCTACTTACGTGAAAATGGTAAATGCTGATTCTCCTGGAAGATTCGCAAAAAGACACATTTTGAACTCTTTTACTTGGAGAAAGAAAACAAATCAAGAATAG
- a CDS encoding DUF4369 domain-containing protein — protein MKKILFLLTASVAIMSCSKVKDGEYLITGTAKGIENGKTIILQGQDPTTKMTVALDTVKVENGKFEIKGKVTEPAFHALIVQGSNAPLPFILETGEITVAIDKDSIHKSKISGTYNNDEYVKFNEDLNKTQKSLVDFQKKNTQKMQAAQQAQDTAVINGLMKQYMELQTEVQANSKKKYTSYAEGHPKSYITALILQSMLADPAADVKKIETLYNGLDESVKNTTPGKDIKTKIGQAKMPAVGASAAPVGSAK, from the coding sequence ATGAAAAAAATACTTTTTTTACTTACCGCTTCTGTAGCGATTATGTCATGCAGCAAAGTTAAAGACGGAGAATATCTAATTACCGGAACAGCTAAAGGAATCGAAAACGGAAAAACTATCATTCTTCAAGGTCAGGACCCAACAACAAAAATGACAGTTGCTCTTGATACAGTAAAAGTTGAAAATGGAAAATTCGAAATAAAAGGAAAAGTAACTGAACCAGCATTTCACGCATTAATTGTTCAAGGTTCTAATGCTCCTCTTCCTTTCATCTTAGAAACAGGAGAAATTACTGTTGCAATTGATAAAGATAGTATCCATAAATCTAAAATTTCTGGAACTTATAACAATGACGAGTATGTGAAATTCAACGAAGATCTTAACAAAACTCAAAAAAGTTTAGTTGATTTTCAGAAAAAAAATACTCAGAAAATGCAAGCTGCTCAACAAGCTCAAGATACTGCAGTTATCAATGGTTTGATGAAACAATACATGGAACTTCAAACAGAAGTACAAGCAAATTCTAAAAAGAAATATACTTCTTACGCTGAAGGGCACCCAAAATCATACATTACTGCTTTGATTCTTCAAAGTATGCTTGCTGATCCAGCTGCTGATGTTAAAAAGATCGAAACTCTCTATAATGGATTAGACGAGTCTGTAAAAAACACTACTCCTGGAAAAGATATTAAAACTAAAATAGGTCAAGCAAAAATGCCTGCAGTTGGTGCGTCAGCAGCTCCTGTTGGTAGCGCTAAATGA